One window of Gammaproteobacteria bacterium genomic DNA carries:
- a CDS encoding response regulator: protein MERPDHILVVDDDVEIRELLTEYLQKNGFAVTAAGDGRQMRAALAVTPVDLIVLDLMLPGEDGLMLCRDLRATGASAVPILMLTARGEETDRIVGLEMGADDYLAKPFAARELLARIRTVLRRTRMLPPNLRSSEPARWFAFGEWMLDTTARHLLDATGTVISLSGAEYRLLRVFLDHPQRVLNRDQLLNLTQGREADIFDRSIDLLVSRLRQRLGDGAREPRYIKTVRNEGYVFAAVVEARKDGR, encoded by the coding sequence ATGGAACGACCTGACCATATTTTGGTTGTCGACGACGACGTCGAAATTCGCGAGTTGTTGACCGAATACCTACAGAAGAACGGTTTCGCCGTGACCGCCGCCGGCGACGGCCGGCAAATGCGCGCGGCCCTCGCGGTCACCCCGGTCGACTTGATCGTGCTCGATTTGATGTTGCCCGGCGAAGACGGGTTGATGTTGTGCCGCGATCTGCGGGCGACCGGAGCGAGTGCCGTGCCGATCCTCATGCTCACCGCCCGCGGCGAAGAGACCGACCGCATTGTCGGCTTGGAGATGGGCGCCGACGATTACTTGGCGAAGCCGTTTGCCGCGCGCGAGCTGTTGGCGCGTATACGCACGGTACTGCGCCGAACGCGCATGCTTCCGCCCAATCTCCGATCCAGCGAGCCGGCACGTTGGTTTGCGTTCGGCGAGTGGATGTTGGATACGACTGCGCGGCATTTGCTCGACGCCACCGGCACGGTGATCTCGCTCAGCGGTGCCGAGTATCGATTGTTACGCGTGTTCCTCGACCATCCACAGCGGGTGTTGAACCGCGATCAGTTGTTAAACCTGACACAGGGCCGGGAAGCGGATATCTTCGATCGATCGATCGATCTGCTAGTGAGCCGTTTGCGGCAGCGTCTGGGAGACGGCGCGCGTGAGCCGCGCTACATCAAGACGGTGCGCAATGAAGGCTATGTGTTTGCCGCGGTCGTTGAAGCGCGTAAGGATGGCCGGTGA
- a CDS encoding HAMP domain-containing histidine kinase — protein sequence MRLLTLGRLWPRSLFGRLALILFLGLAVAHVLSFWLILHERAEVARAVLLSNFSKDLATTVAVLEHVPAAERAEWLTRFERRSYRYFLGPLPKGRPAQSELANELVVATASTLADGYRVTATEPPNAVDTAQLRLHVNLADGTPLTVELLSPRREIVAWMPLVLLLQLALLAVFTWVAVRLATRPLTQLADAADALGPDLRGNPLPEGGPWEVARAAAAFNAMQRRITDHLAERLQILAAVSHDLQTPITRMRLRADLSDNTALRDKLHSDLNVMQALVEEGLAYARSAHAVTEASCRIDLNALLDSLVCDYADAGRSVHLSGRCNGPLVTRPHTLRRIIGNLVDNALKFAKAAEITIGTESSGRIVIAILDRGPGIPAAELKAVLRPFYRLESSRSRETGGTGLGLAVAQQLTLALGGSLDLSNRDGGGLEARLSLPPTI from the coding sequence GTGAGGTTGCTTACCTTAGGACGTCTATGGCCGCGCTCGTTGTTCGGGCGCTTGGCCTTGATCTTATTCCTGGGTCTTGCAGTCGCGCATGTGCTTTCGTTCTGGCTCATATTGCATGAGCGAGCGGAAGTGGCGCGTGCGGTATTGTTATCCAACTTTTCCAAAGACCTCGCGACCACCGTCGCCGTCCTCGAACACGTGCCGGCGGCCGAGCGCGCCGAGTGGCTGACACGGTTCGAGCGCAGGAGTTACCGGTACTTCTTGGGCCCGTTGCCGAAGGGCCGGCCGGCGCAATCGGAGTTGGCGAACGAGCTAGTGGTCGCAACCGCAAGCACATTGGCCGATGGTTACCGCGTTACCGCGACCGAACCACCGAACGCGGTCGATACGGCGCAGCTACGCTTGCACGTCAACTTGGCGGACGGCACGCCGCTCACGGTTGAGTTGCTATCGCCGCGCCGCGAGATCGTCGCCTGGATGCCGCTGGTGCTATTGCTACAGCTGGCGTTGTTGGCCGTTTTTACCTGGGTCGCGGTTCGCTTGGCGACGCGTCCACTAACGCAACTGGCGGACGCGGCCGATGCGCTCGGGCCCGATCTGCGCGGCAACCCGTTGCCCGAGGGGGGGCCGTGGGAAGTCGCGCGGGCAGCGGCGGCGTTCAACGCCATGCAGCGCCGTATTACCGATCACCTAGCCGAGCGCTTGCAAATCCTGGCGGCGGTTTCGCACGATTTGCAAACGCCGATCACGCGCATGCGCTTACGCGCCGACCTGTCGGACAACACCGCATTGCGCGACAAACTGCACAGCGATTTGAATGTCATGCAGGCGCTGGTAGAAGAGGGGCTGGCTTATGCGCGCAGCGCGCACGCGGTCACCGAAGCCTCTTGTCGCATCGACTTGAACGCGCTACTGGATAGTCTCGTTTGTGATTATGCCGACGCCGGTCGGTCGGTTCATCTCAGCGGCCGCTGCAACGGTCCACTGGTAACGCGTCCGCACACATTACGGCGGATCATCGGCAATCTCGTCGACAACGCCCTCAAGTTTGCAAAAGCAGCGGAGATTACCATCGGCACCGAGTCATCCGGTCGTATTGTTATCGCGATACTCGACCGCGGACCCGGGATCCCAGCGGCCGAGCTGAAAGCGGTATTGCGGCCGTTTTATCGACTCGAAAGTTCGCGTAGTCGCGAAACCGGTGGTACCGGTCTCGGACTTGCGGTCGCACAGCAGTTGACGCTCGCGTTAGGAGGATCGTTGGATCTTTCGAACCGAGACGGCGGCGGGCTCGAAGCGCGCCTATCGTTACCGCCGACCATTTGA
- a CDS encoding MipA/OmpV family protein, translating into MNTSHKSLSNVTQPPTETIRALAPTVIRCVLAVAGAFSTSVFAQDVATELDQLYVDPPAASDVSPSAADWRGHLGIGVVRAQRVIGDTRKTLVPLISVSYRDTLYWQAARGGVWLLKNDDRNARLGLVVKARGTYDPDTVDELAGMEQRDTSIEAGVNGQWITRPLTVAAAYYTDVSNKSDGDSATLTLSHPLRLNDRWSLTPTLSAEWLSAEVVNYYYGVRSNEATAARPEYQGKSAVNLRVGAMARFRLARDWSLIGSVGLTRFGSGVADSPIAVDDKTLSVLVGGVWHF; encoded by the coding sequence ATGAATACGTCGCATAAATCGCTCAGCAACGTCACCCAACCGCCAACCGAAACCATACGAGCGCTAGCACCGACCGTCATCCGTTGCGTTCTCGCCGTTGCCGGTGCGTTCAGCACGTCGGTATTCGCGCAAGACGTTGCCACAGAATTGGATCAGCTGTATGTCGATCCGCCGGCAGCATCAGACGTGAGCCCAAGCGCCGCCGATTGGCGCGGACATCTAGGCATCGGCGTCGTACGCGCACAACGCGTGATAGGCGACACCCGCAAAACGCTGGTGCCGCTGATCTCGGTCTCATACCGGGACACTCTTTATTGGCAAGCGGCTCGCGGCGGCGTGTGGTTGCTGAAGAACGATGACCGCAACGCGCGCTTGGGCCTGGTGGTGAAGGCCCGGGGCACCTATGACCCGGATACGGTCGATGAGCTTGCCGGCATGGAGCAACGCGATACGTCGATCGAGGCCGGCGTTAACGGTCAGTGGATCACCCGGCCGCTGACTGTCGCTGCCGCCTATTACACCGATGTTTCCAATAAAAGCGACGGCGACTCCGCCACCTTGACGTTGTCGCATCCGTTGCGCTTAAACGATCGCTGGAGCCTTACGCCGACGTTGTCTGCCGAATGGCTCAGTGCTGAAGTGGTCAACTACTATTACGGAGTCAGATCGAACGAAGCGACCGCGGCCCGCCCCGAGTATCAAGGCAAGAGCGCGGTTAATCTGCGGGTGGGTGCCATGGCGCGTTTTCGGCTAGCACGCGATTGGTCGCTGATCGGTAGCGTCGGCTTGACCCGCTTCGGTTCCGGTGTCGCCGACAGCCCAATTGCCGTCGACGACAAAACCTTGTCCGTGCTTGTCGGCGGCGTGTGGCATTTCTAA
- a CDS encoding LuxR family transcriptional regulator has translation MEEVYSLTKCDLQSLLALVDGCLRAHTVAELVPLLDLLQRVIPFERATICIVSSSSLDSDFFRSVVNHSYDRSWVDAYLANGYQTVDPVIQEALRRNRPVSWDSAFNSVRVPNVRSSRFFEEATEYGLINGVTCLSDRDDACNRTLLSLSLPSDIGAQRFAPIIQTAVAHLHDALTRINQGEDGVRTVRHDAPVALTLRESEVLKWASNGKTCWEIAKILNISERTVKFHFGNAFVKLNVVNRSQAVAKALYLGLMSH, from the coding sequence ATGGAAGAGGTTTATTCTTTAACGAAGTGCGATTTGCAGAGCTTACTTGCATTGGTGGATGGTTGTCTGCGTGCCCATACCGTTGCCGAGCTTGTACCGTTGCTCGATTTGCTCCAGCGCGTGATTCCGTTCGAGCGTGCAACTATTTGCATCGTTTCGTCGTCCTCGCTCGATTCGGATTTCTTTCGAAGTGTCGTTAATCACAGCTACGACCGAAGTTGGGTCGATGCATATCTGGCAAACGGTTACCAAACGGTCGATCCGGTTATCCAGGAAGCATTGCGGCGCAATCGCCCGGTCTCGTGGGATTCGGCGTTCAATTCGGTGCGGGTACCAAACGTACGCAGCAGTAGATTCTTCGAGGAAGCTACCGAGTATGGATTGATAAACGGCGTGACCTGCTTATCGGACAGAGATGACGCCTGTAATCGAACGTTGTTATCGCTGTCGTTGCCATCGGATATCGGCGCGCAACGTTTTGCCCCGATTATCCAGACCGCCGTTGCCCATTTGCACGATGCGTTGACGCGCATCAATCAAGGCGAGGACGGCGTCCGGACCGTGCGTCACGATGCGCCGGTCGCGCTCACATTACGCGAATCGGAAGTGTTGAAGTGGGCAAGCAACGGCAAGACGTGCTGGGAGATTGCCAAGATACTCAATATCTCCGAGCGCACCGTGAAATTTCATTTCGGCAATGCGTTCGTCAAATTGAACGTCGTTAATCGCTCGCAGGCGGTCGCCAAGGCGCTATATCTCGGTTTGATGTCGCACTGA
- a CDS encoding fatty acyl-AMP ligase: MEAAILGERTDVEETEYVHRFVGDRAATIVDVLQRRARHSAGDVALTFLRNGIDDVVSWTYADLAQRASSIAAAFTEIGIAGKRVVLLYEPGLEYVAAFFAVLQAGAIAVPSFTPAGTRGFERIVAIINDATPDVILSTGRMRAAVDRLRQRGKAGDFHWIATDELTSPAAIEFSSAASTQALALLQYTSGSTGNPKGVMIDHANLMSNCATLAQWMGPVNGWMGCTWLPPYHDMGLMGGILQPIYAGFPVVILAPAHFVQNPARWLRAITQYRVTTTVAPNFALDLCSTSIGDDELEEIDLSSLNNVFCGAEPIRVSTLQNFYRRFARCGFRYEAFNPCYGLAEATLFVSGKPANTAPTGCCLDQQALDANRVSEIAMDNSRARVLIGCGTVAERHQLRIVDPLSLQPIDAEHIGEIWVAGPNVAQGYWQREPETRASFGAVLSGDDDRTYLRTGDLGFMRDGELFVTGRLKDVIIIAGRNHYPQDIELTAQNAHTDLRTNGVVAFGIDSEQGEALVIVAEVRRFSKRSPVDVGAVREAIVREVAAMHGVRPQAVHVGSVGTVPTTTSGKVQRRLCRQMYLNATLPVLPALSAKEELRHVDA; encoded by the coding sequence ATGGAAGCCGCAATCCTTGGCGAACGCACAGATGTTGAAGAAACGGAATATGTTCATCGTTTCGTCGGCGACCGCGCGGCTACGATCGTCGACGTGTTGCAACGGCGGGCGCGGCACAGTGCTGGCGATGTCGCGCTAACTTTTTTACGAAACGGCATTGACGATGTCGTCTCCTGGACCTACGCCGATCTTGCGCAGCGTGCGTCGAGCATTGCCGCAGCGTTCACCGAGATTGGCATCGCCGGTAAGCGCGTCGTTCTGCTCTATGAGCCGGGTCTTGAGTATGTCGCCGCGTTTTTCGCTGTACTACAAGCGGGTGCGATCGCGGTTCCGTCGTTTACGCCGGCCGGCACGCGCGGGTTCGAGCGTATCGTGGCAATTATCAACGATGCAACGCCAGACGTTATCTTGAGTACCGGGCGCATGCGCGCGGCCGTGGATCGCTTACGTCAGCGCGGCAAAGCGGGCGATTTTCACTGGATTGCCACCGACGAGTTGACGTCACCGGCGGCGATCGAATTTTCGTCAGCGGCCTCCACGCAAGCGCTGGCGTTACTTCAGTACACCTCCGGTTCGACCGGTAATCCCAAGGGCGTGATGATCGATCACGCCAACCTCATGAGTAACTGCGCGACGCTGGCCCAGTGGATGGGGCCGGTCAACGGCTGGATGGGGTGCACGTGGTTGCCGCCGTATCACGATATGGGCTTGATGGGCGGAATTCTGCAGCCGATTTATGCCGGATTTCCGGTCGTCATTTTGGCGCCCGCGCATTTCGTACAAAACCCAGCGCGTTGGTTACGGGCAATAACCCAGTATCGCGTGACCACCACGGTGGCGCCAAACTTCGCGCTGGACCTGTGTTCGACCAGTATCGGCGACGACGAGCTCGAGGAAATCGATTTGTCGTCGCTCAATAATGTATTTTGCGGTGCCGAGCCGATACGGGTGAGCACGCTGCAGAACTTTTATCGCCGATTCGCGCGCTGTGGTTTCCGTTATGAAGCATTTAATCCCTGTTACGGGCTGGCGGAAGCGACGCTTTTTGTTTCCGGCAAGCCGGCGAATACGGCGCCGACGGGTTGTTGCTTGGATCAGCAAGCACTGGATGCCAATCGCGTTTCCGAAATTGCGATGGACAATTCGCGCGCACGTGTACTGATCGGTTGCGGCACGGTCGCCGAACGGCATCAGCTGCGCATTGTCGATCCGTTGAGCCTGCAGCCAATCGACGCAGAGCATATCGGTGAGATTTGGGTCGCTGGGCCGAACGTAGCGCAGGGTTATTGGCAACGCGAGCCGGAGACGCGGGCGAGCTTTGGCGCGGTATTGAGCGGCGACGACGATCGTACGTATCTTCGCACCGGCGATCTGGGCTTCATGCGCGACGGCGAGCTGTTCGTCACCGGTCGTCTCAAGGATGTCATCATCATCGCCGGCCGGAATCATTATCCGCAAGACATCGAGCTTACTGCACAGAACGCACACACCGATCTGCGCACGAATGGTGTTGTTGCCTTCGGCATCGATAGTGAGCAAGGCGAGGCGCTGGTGATCGTGGCCGAGGTGCGTCGTTTCAGTAAACGTTCGCCGGTAGATGTCGGTGCAGTGCGGGAAGCGATCGTGCGCGAGGTGGCGGCGATGCACGGCGTGCGGCCGCAGGCGGTGCATGTCGGCTCCGTCGGTACCGTTCCGACGACCACCAGCGGCAAGGTGCAACGACGTTTGTGCCGGCAAATGTATTTGAATGCAACGTTGCCGGTGTTGCCGGCGCTATCCGCCAAGGAAGAGCTTCGCCATGTCGACGCCTGA
- a CDS encoding acyl-CoA desaturase, which produces MSTPDVKYKQHAVVSEHTSGLERRLAYLTVGVPAIGFVAAVSIAAVAGVTWLELGLLLGMYFATACGVEAGLHRFFSHRAFRAGPVLTALLAILGSMAAQGPVLFWTATHRAHHAFTDKPGDPHSPLLHGPGFMGKLRGLWHSHIGWLFSLNHKDWIKYVPDLIRDPFVFRLNQYYFLWVVLGLLIPALLGGIIGRTWQGAGMGFLWGGLVRIFLLDQATWGVNSLAHLFGSRPHATRDNSRNLAWLAPFSVGGSWHNNHHAYPTSARNDQKIWQIDPAGWFIELMAVLGLAWDVKRYSAARPTKATPSREQK; this is translated from the coding sequence ATGTCGACGCCTGACGTTAAATACAAGCAACACGCTGTGGTGAGCGAGCATACGAGTGGACTCGAGCGCCGATTGGCGTACCTGACCGTCGGTGTCCCCGCCATCGGCTTTGTCGCCGCGGTCAGTATCGCTGCGGTCGCGGGCGTGACCTGGTTGGAGCTCGGCTTGCTGCTCGGCATGTATTTCGCCACCGCCTGCGGTGTCGAGGCCGGGCTGCACCGATTCTTTTCGCATCGGGCGTTTCGCGCCGGCCCGGTGCTGACGGCGCTGCTCGCTATCCTCGGCTCTATGGCAGCGCAGGGCCCGGTTTTGTTCTGGACGGCAACCCATCGGGCGCACCATGCCTTCACCGATAAGCCGGGTGATCCGCACTCACCGTTGTTGCACGGGCCGGGTTTCATGGGGAAATTACGCGGCCTATGGCATTCGCATATCGGCTGGCTGTTTTCGCTCAACCATAAAGACTGGATCAAGTACGTGCCGGACCTCATTCGCGATCCGTTCGTGTTTCGTCTCAATCAGTATTACTTCCTGTGGGTCGTGCTGGGTTTGCTAATTCCGGCGTTGCTCGGCGGAATCATCGGCCGAACCTGGCAGGGCGCCGGCATGGGATTTCTTTGGGGCGGCTTGGTGCGCATTTTTTTGCTCGACCAAGCCACTTGGGGCGTGAACTCGTTGGCGCATTTGTTCGGTAGCCGGCCGCACGCGACGCGCGATAACAGTCGCAATCTTGCCTGGCTCGCGCCGTTTTCCGTCGGTGGCTCATGGCACAACAATCACCACGCTTATCCAACCTCGGCGCGCAACGATCAGAAGATTTGGCAGATCGATCCGGCCGGTTGGTTTATCGAGCTAATGGCGGTGCTCGGTTTGGCATGGGATGTCAAACGCTATTCTGCGGCGCGTCCTACGAAGGCAACCCCTTCGAGAGAGCAGAAGTGA
- a CDS encoding acyl-CoA desaturase produces MKTLAVSQPKSPPEIRDGITLLDDNSARLKRVIALTMMIVPFCGFIEAIRLMLIGRFSQTDLWLFTAMYFVHMGGITMGFHRLMAHRTFIAVPGFRALLLIAGSMGAQGPLLDWVATHRRHHAYSDEQGDPHSPNMIGDDFLSKIKGLWYAHMPWMLAKDMSSWSRFARDVLSDRKLFFFHRTYFIWVVAGLALPAVIGGIGGGWQGAWSGFIFGGLARIFVANQFAWAVGSVCHRYGSRPFDTGDNSANNWWVAIMTFGEGLQNNHHAFSSWYRHGVAWWEPDLSGWLLTLFGKLGIVRELRRPSAADVTRMRKPSGDSI; encoded by the coding sequence ATGAAGACGCTAGCCGTCAGCCAACCGAAGTCGCCGCCGGAAATTCGGGACGGCATTACGCTGCTGGATGACAACAGCGCGCGCTTGAAGCGCGTTATCGCTCTGACGATGATGATTGTACCGTTCTGCGGATTCATCGAAGCGATCCGACTCATGCTAATAGGCCGCTTCAGCCAAACCGATCTGTGGTTGTTCACCGCTATGTATTTCGTCCACATGGGCGGTATCACCATGGGTTTTCATCGACTGATGGCGCATCGCACGTTTATTGCCGTTCCCGGATTTCGCGCGTTGCTATTGATCGCCGGCTCTATGGGAGCGCAAGGGCCGCTGCTCGATTGGGTGGCAACGCATCGGCGGCATCACGCCTACAGCGACGAGCAGGGCGACCCGCATTCGCCGAATATGATCGGCGACGATTTCCTATCCAAGATCAAAGGGTTGTGGTACGCGCATATGCCATGGATGTTGGCGAAGGATATGTCGAGCTGGTCGCGTTTTGCGCGCGATGTGTTGAGCGATCGTAAGCTGTTCTTCTTTCATCGCACCTATTTTATTTGGGTGGTCGCCGGTCTGGCGCTACCAGCGGTGATTGGTGGCATCGGCGGCGGTTGGCAGGGCGCCTGGTCTGGATTTATTTTTGGCGGGCTGGCACGGATATTCGTCGCCAATCAGTTCGCCTGGGCGGTCGGCTCGGTATGTCACCGCTACGGCAGTCGCCCGTTCGATACCGGCGACAACAGTGCCAATAACTGGTGGGTCGCGATCATGACTTTCGGTGAAGGTCTGCAGAACAATCATCATGCGTTTTCGTCGTGGTATCGACACGGCGTTGCATGGTGGGAACCCGATCTAAGCGGTTGGTTGCTTACGTTGTTCGGGAAACTCGGCATCGTGCGCGAGCTGCGGCGTCCATCGGCCGCCGACGTTACACGCATGCGCAAACCGTCAGGGGATTCGATCTAA
- a CDS encoding acyl carrier protein, which translates to MKDENLAQSVLASRTSLLTEDVIREWLIRRVADQADVDVSAIDTAAPFDSYGLNSIVTVKIAGDVEKFVKRTLSPALLFEHTSIDELASYLASELENGEPAVVTD; encoded by the coding sequence ATGAAAGATGAAAATTTGGCGCAATCGGTATTGGCTTCAAGAACGTCTCTGCTAACCGAGGATGTCATCCGTGAGTGGTTGATCCGGCGTGTTGCCGATCAAGCCGACGTGGATGTGTCGGCAATCGATACCGCAGCGCCGTTTGATTCTTACGGCCTCAATTCGATCGTCACCGTCAAGATCGCCGGTGACGTGGAAAAATTCGTCAAACGGACTTTATCGCCGGCGCTGTTGTTCGAGCATACGTCGATAGATGAACTCGCGTCGTATCTCGCGAGCGAGCTGGAAAACGGCGAGCCGGCGGTCGTCACCGATTGA
- a CDS encoding CapA family protein produces MIRLLRARDRWLMSVLAVLLWGAIAPANAAQKKNPSPHELRIVAVGDIMLGGDSELEQTAGGYDHPFVQVGDMLRSADIAFGNLEGPLTQRGSAVWFKNYTFRSPPERVAPALARTGFDFLSLANNHVLDYGDEGLYDTRQGLQRAGIHYTGAGENLADARTPAFFDVKNGPPTIDSGTTTINR; encoded by the coding sequence ATGATCCGCTTGCTGCGAGCCCGAGATCGTTGGCTCATGTCAGTGCTGGCAGTGCTCCTATGGGGTGCAATTGCGCCGGCCAATGCCGCCCAAAAGAAAAATCCGTCGCCGCACGAACTGCGCATTGTCGCCGTCGGCGACATCATGCTAGGCGGCGATTCCGAGTTGGAGCAGACCGCCGGCGGTTATGACCACCCGTTCGTGCAAGTCGGCGATATGTTGCGTTCCGCTGACATCGCTTTCGGCAATCTCGAAGGACCGCTGACGCAACGCGGTTCGGCGGTTTGGTTCAAGAACTACACCTTCCGTTCACCGCCGGAGCGGGTTGCGCCGGCACTGGCGCGCACCGGCTTCGATTTCCTTTCGTTAGCCAATAACCATGTGCTCGACTATGGAGACGAGGGACTGTACGACACCCGCCAAGGGCTGCAGCGCGCCGGCATCCACTACACCGGTGCCGGCGAGAATCTTGCCGACGCACGCACGCCGGCGTTCTTCGACGTCAAGAATGGACCACCGACTATTGACTCGGGAACAACAACGATCAATCGGTGA
- a CDS encoding AMP-binding protein produces the protein MNRNDQQGELVMGKVLTVVDAIDQWVERAPDKIAFRFLKEDGLYDVVSYAELHRWARVIGSALRREYAAGSRAILLFPPGLDFVAAFLGCLYAGIVAVPVCSPRLNRPSTPLTAIIRNCRPQLSLTTADYAKRRSKIFSQIPELLSLSWMSTEVHRGAPITGGAVTSAESALALLQYTSGSTGVAKGVMVTRANLAHNSWLIQTAFGTSPETRGVFWLPHYHDMGLIGGILGTLYSGGSSVLMSPLALIRRPLSWLEMISKTQATITGGPDFSYALCTEKVSPAQREHLDLSSLEVAFSGAEPVRLETIDRFSKTFGACGFQREAFVPCYGLAEATLMVSSRLRSTAIDWLELDAVALERDLALESNDSQNRRRVVSCGTLLPQQQVKIVDPSSGRQCADDQIGEIWVCGPSVARGYWDNVDATRATFHEQRDNTGAMPRTYLRTGDLGFVHNGELYVTGRIKDLIIVRGRNLYPQDIEWTAQCSSASLKGAIAAAFSLEVDGREELAIVLELERRMRGEEYEPLIQAVRQAVGAEHEVSVHAVVLVRAGIIPRTSSGKLRRGACREAYLAGALDVLHAWVGNTSDGWSDEPRATNDATSANAPDAVAIRCWLVTKISGLTSLPEDRVNVAAPFASFGLSSLQGVMLVEQLQTFVGREIPATWFYNYPSIAELTHRLTGDDDTAVVKTTARDDTRLWNEVSELSAAELETLVAEQMTNESYIVTERR, from the coding sequence ATGAATCGCAACGATCAGCAGGGCGAGTTGGTAATGGGAAAAGTGCTCACGGTAGTCGACGCGATCGATCAGTGGGTCGAACGCGCACCCGACAAAATCGCATTTCGCTTTCTCAAAGAAGACGGTTTGTACGACGTCGTCAGTTACGCCGAGCTGCACCGTTGGGCGCGCGTAATCGGTAGTGCTTTGCGACGCGAGTACGCCGCCGGATCGCGGGCGATTCTGTTGTTCCCGCCGGGACTTGATTTCGTCGCGGCGTTTCTCGGTTGTCTTTACGCCGGCATCGTTGCGGTTCCGGTTTGCTCACCGAGGTTGAACCGTCCGTCTACACCGTTGACGGCGATCATTCGCAATTGTCGGCCGCAGCTATCGCTGACCACCGCCGACTACGCCAAAAGGCGTAGCAAAATTTTTAGCCAAATTCCGGAACTGTTGTCGTTGTCGTGGATGTCGACGGAAGTTCACCGCGGTGCACCGATCACCGGTGGCGCAGTGACCAGCGCCGAATCGGCGCTCGCGTTACTGCAGTACACGTCGGGTTCCACCGGCGTCGCCAAGGGTGTGATGGTGACGCGTGCGAACCTCGCGCATAACTCGTGGCTGATTCAAACGGCGTTCGGAACAAGCCCAGAGACGCGCGGTGTGTTCTGGTTGCCGCACTACCACGATATGGGATTAATCGGCGGAATCCTCGGCACGCTCTATTCCGGCGGCAGTAGCGTGCTGATGTCGCCGTTGGCGCTGATTCGCCGACCGTTGTCCTGGCTCGAGATGATTAGTAAAACGCAAGCCACGATTACCGGTGGACCGGATTTTAGTTACGCGTTGTGTACCGAAAAAGTATCGCCGGCGCAGCGCGAACACCTCGACTTAAGTTCGTTGGAAGTTGCTTTTAGTGGCGCCGAACCGGTGCGACTCGAAACGATCGATAGGTTCAGCAAAACATTCGGCGCCTGCGGCTTTCAGCGCGAGGCGTTCGTTCCGTGTTACGGCCTGGCCGAAGCGACGTTGATGGTTTCGAGTCGACTACGATCGACGGCGATCGACTGGTTAGAGCTCGACGCCGTTGCACTCGAGCGTGACTTGGCGCTGGAGTCGAACGACAGTCAGAACCGCCGCCGTGTCGTAAGTTGCGGAACCCTGTTACCGCAGCAGCAGGTCAAGATCGTGGATCCGTCGTCGGGCCGCCAGTGTGCCGACGATCAAATCGGTGAAATTTGGGTGTGTGGGCCGAGCGTTGCTCGTGGCTATTGGGACAATGTCGACGCGACCCGCGCAACTTTCCATGAGCAACGTGACAATACCGGCGCTATGCCGCGAACTTATTTGCGTACCGGCGATCTCGGCTTCGTCCATAACGGCGAGTTGTATGTCACCGGCCGTATCAAAGATCTCATCATTGTGCGCGGTCGCAATCTCTATCCGCAGGATATTGAATGGACCGCGCAGTGCAGCAGCGCGTCGCTAAAGGGTGCAATCGCCGCCGCATTTTCGCTCGAAGTCGACGGGCGCGAAGAGTTGGCAATCGTGCTGGAGCTCGAGCGGCGCATGCGCGGCGAGGAGTACGAACCGTTGATTCAGGCGGTGCGGCAGGCGGTTGGCGCCGAACATGAAGTCTCGGTGCACGCGGTAGTACTGGTGCGCGCGGGAATTATTCCGCGCACGTCGAGTGGCAAGTTGCGCCGCGGCGCCTGTCGCGAGGCCTATCTCGCCGGCGCTCTGGATGTGTTGCATGCATGGGTCGGCAACACCAGTGACGGCTGGTCGGACGAACCGCGGGCGACTAACGACGCGACGTCGGCGAATGCGCCCGATGCCGTGGCGATTCGCTGCTGGCTAGTGACTAAGATCAGCGGGTTGACGTCGTTGCCCGAAGACCGCGTGAACGTTGCCGCGCCATTTGCCTCGTTCGGCCTCAGCTCACTGCAGGGCGTCATGTTGGTCGAGCAGTTGCAAACATTTGTTGGGCGCGAGATTCCGGCGACCTGGTTTTACAACTACCCGTCAATCGCCGAATTGACACATCGTCTTACCGGTGACGACGACACAGCGGTCGTTAAGACCACGGCGCGCGATGACACACGATTGTGGAATGAAGTCAGCGAACTTTCTGCTGCCGAGCTCGAGACATTAGTCGCCGAGCAAATGACAAACGAGTCTTACATAGTTACCGAACGGAGATAG